A single window of Nocardioides kongjuensis DNA harbors:
- the rplV gene encoding 50S ribosomal protein L22 — protein sequence MSTTERNRVSARRESLLGDEPGAFATARFVRITPMKARRVIDLVRGLPADEALTLLQFAPQSASETVYKVLQSAVANAATTEGLATGDLVVSVARVDEGPTMKRWRPRAQGRATRINKRTSHITIAVQPADVVAKKGKK from the coding sequence ATGAGCACCACTGAGCGCAACCGCGTCAGCGCGCGCCGCGAGTCCCTCCTGGGCGACGAGCCCGGCGCGTTCGCGACCGCCCGCTTCGTGCGGATCACCCCGATGAAGGCGCGCCGCGTCATCGACCTGGTCCGCGGCCTGCCCGCCGACGAGGCGCTGACCCTGCTGCAGTTCGCGCCGCAGTCGGCCTCCGAGACCGTCTACAAGGTGCTGCAGAGCGCCGTCGCGAACGCCGCGACCACCGAGGGCCTCGCCACCGGCGACCTGGTCGTCTCGGTCGCGCGGGTCGACGAGGGCCCGACGATGAAGCGGTGGCGTCCGCGTGCGCAGGGCCGGGCCACCCGGATCAACAAGCGCACCAGCCACATCACCATCGCGGTCCAGCCGGCCGATGTCGTCGCGAAGAAGGGCAAGAAGTAA
- the rpsS gene encoding 30S ribosomal protein S19 produces the protein MPRSLKKGPFVDGHLLKKVDAENEKGTHNVIKTWSRRSMIIPSMIGHTIAVHDGRKHVPVFVSDSMVGHKLGEFAPTRTYRGHVKEDRKGRRR, from the coding sequence ATGCCTCGCAGCCTGAAGAAGGGCCCCTTCGTCGACGGCCACCTGCTCAAGAAGGTGGACGCCGAGAACGAGAAGGGCACCCACAACGTCATCAAGACCTGGTCGCGCCGGTCCATGATCATCCCCTCGATGATCGGCCACACGATCGCGGTCCACGACGGTCGCAAGCACGTCCCGGTCTTCGTGTCCGACTCCATGGTCGGCCACAAGCTCGGTGAGTTCGCGCCGACCCGCACCTACCGCGGCCACGTCAAGGAAGACCGGAAGGGACGCCGTCGATGA
- the rplB gene encoding 50S ribosomal protein L2: MAIRKYKPTTPGRRGSSVADFAEITRTTPEKSLTRPLPKKGGRNNQGRITTRHHGGGHKRAYRIIDFRRYDKDGVPAKVAHIEYDPNRTARIALLHYADGEKRYIVAPKDLTQGMRVESGVGADIKPGNNLPLRNIPVGTTIHCVELRPGGGAKLARSAGNSAQLVAREGSRATLRLPSGEMRYVDVRCRATIGEVGNAEQSNINWGKAGRMRWKGKRPTVRGVVMNPVDHPHGGGEGKTSGGRHPVSPWGKPEGRTRKRKASDSQIIRRRKSGKNKR; this comes from the coding sequence ATGGCTATCCGCAAGTACAAGCCGACCACCCCGGGCCGTCGTGGCTCCTCGGTGGCCGACTTCGCCGAGATCACCCGGACCACCCCCGAGAAGTCGCTGACCCGCCCGCTGCCCAAGAAGGGCGGTCGCAACAACCAGGGCCGGATCACCACGCGGCACCACGGTGGCGGTCACAAGCGTGCCTACCGGATCATCGACTTCCGTCGCTACGACAAGGACGGCGTTCCGGCCAAGGTCGCGCACATCGAGTACGACCCCAACCGCACCGCGCGCATCGCGCTGCTGCACTACGCCGACGGCGAGAAGCGCTACATCGTGGCGCCGAAGGACCTGACGCAGGGCATGCGGGTGGAGTCGGGCGTCGGTGCCGACATCAAGCCGGGCAACAACCTGCCGCTGCGCAACATCCCCGTCGGTACGACGATCCACTGCGTGGAGCTTCGTCCCGGTGGCGGCGCCAAGCTGGCCCGCTCGGCCGGCAACAGCGCGCAGCTCGTCGCCCGTGAGGGCTCGCGTGCCACCCTGCGTCTGCCCTCGGGCGAGATGCGCTACGTCGACGTGCGCTGCCGCGCGACGATCGGCGAGGTCGGCAACGCCGAGCAGTCGAACATCAACTGGGGCAAGGCCGGCCGCATGCGGTGGAAGGGCAAGCGCCCGACCGTCCGTGGTGTGGTCATGAACCCGGTCGACCACCCGCACGGTGGTGGTGAGGGCAAGACGTCCGGTGGTCGCCACCCCGTCTCGCCGTGGGGCAAGCCCGAGGGCCGTACGCGCAAGCGCAAGGCCAGCGACTCCCAGATCATCCGACGCCGCAAGTCCGGCAAGAACAAGCGCTGA
- the rplW gene encoding 50S ribosomal protein L23 produces the protein MSTLHKDHRDVLIAPVVSEKSYSLLDANKYTFLVHPDANKTEIKIAVEKVFGVKVTSVNTLNRPGKVRRTRNGLGKRKDTKRAIVSLADGHRIDIFGGPVS, from the coding sequence ATGAGCACCCTGCACAAGGACCACCGCGACGTCCTGATCGCGCCCGTGGTGTCGGAGAAGAGCTACAGCCTCCTCGACGCCAACAAGTACACCTTCCTGGTGCACCCGGACGCCAACAAGACCGAGATCAAGATCGCCGTCGAGAAGGTCTTCGGCGTCAAGGTCACCTCGGTGAACACGCTCAACCGTCCGGGCAAGGTCCGCCGTACCCGCAACGGCCTCGGCAAGCGCAAGGACACCAAGCGCGCCATCGTGAGCCTGGCCGACGGTCACCGCATCGACATCTTCGGAGGTCCGGTCTCCTGA
- the rplD gene encoding 50S ribosomal protein L4 — MAKTVSVDFPAEIFGVEVNIPLIHQVVVAQQAAARQGTHATKRRGEVRGGGKKPYKQKGTGRARQGSTRAPQFAGGGIVHGPQPRDYSQRTPKKMKAAALRSALSDRARNERIHVVEGLVSGDKPSTKAALASLFELTTRRKFLVVLERTDSLTWLSLRNAPEVHIVAVDQLNTRDVLVSDDVVFSKAAFDRLVGGNAEEETN; from the coding sequence ATGGCCAAGACCGTTTCCGTCGACTTCCCCGCCGAGATCTTCGGTGTCGAGGTCAACATCCCGCTGATCCACCAGGTCGTCGTCGCCCAGCAGGCCGCTGCGCGTCAGGGCACCCACGCCACCAAGCGTCGCGGCGAGGTCCGCGGCGGTGGCAAGAAGCCCTACAAGCAGAAGGGCACCGGCCGCGCCCGTCAGGGCTCGACCCGGGCGCCGCAGTTCGCCGGCGGTGGCATCGTCCACGGCCCGCAGCCGCGTGACTACAGCCAGCGCACCCCCAAGAAGATGAAGGCCGCCGCCCTGCGCAGCGCCCTCTCCGACCGGGCCCGCAACGAGCGGATCCACGTCGTCGAGGGCCTCGTGTCCGGCGACAAGCCGTCGACCAAGGCCGCGCTCGCCTCGCTCTTCGAGCTGACCACCCGTCGCAAGTTCCTCGTCGTGCTCGAGCGCACCGACAGCCTCACCTGGCTCTCGCTGCGCAACGCGCCCGAGGTCCACATCGTGGCGGTCGACCAGCTCAACACCCGCGACGTCCTCGTGAGCGACGACGTGGTGTTCAGCAAGGCCGCGTTCGACCGCCTCGTCGGTGGCAACGCCGAGGAGGAGACCAACTGA
- the rplC gene encoding 50S ribosomal protein L3: protein MTIERNVKGLLGTKLGMTQLWDENNRVIPVTVVAAGTNVVTQVRQPEPDGYNAIQIGFGEIEGRKVNKPQAGHFAKAGTTPRRHVVEIRTADASEYTVGQELPVDTFEAGQVIDVTGTSKGKGFAGVMKRHGFAGVSASHGAHRNHRKPGSIGACATPGRVFKGLRMAGRMGTDTVTTQNVTVHAVDVEKGIVLIKGAVPGPKGGLVVLRTAAKKG from the coding sequence ATGACTATTGAGCGCAACGTGAAGGGCCTGCTGGGCACCAAGCTCGGCATGACCCAGCTCTGGGACGAGAACAACCGGGTCATCCCGGTGACCGTGGTCGCCGCCGGCACCAACGTCGTCACCCAGGTCCGCCAGCCCGAGCCGGACGGCTACAACGCCATCCAGATCGGCTTCGGCGAGATCGAGGGCCGCAAGGTCAACAAGCCGCAGGCGGGTCACTTCGCCAAGGCCGGTACGACGCCGCGTCGCCACGTGGTCGAGATCCGCACCGCCGACGCCAGCGAGTACACCGTCGGCCAGGAGCTGCCCGTCGACACGTTCGAGGCCGGCCAGGTCATCGACGTGACCGGCACCAGCAAGGGCAAGGGCTTCGCCGGTGTCATGAAGCGTCACGGCTTCGCCGGCGTGAGCGCCTCGCACGGTGCCCACCGCAACCACCGCAAGCCGGGCTCGATCGGCGCCTGCGCCACCCCCGGTCGCGTGTTCAAGGGCCTGCGCATGGCCGGTCGCATGGGTACGGACACCGTCACCACCCAGAACGTCACCGTCCACGCCGTCGACGTCGAGAAGGGCATCGTCCTGATCAAGGGCGCCGTTCCCGGCCCCAAGGGCGGTCTCGTCGTTCTCCGCACGGCTGCGAAGAAGGGCTGA
- the rpsJ gene encoding 30S ribosomal protein S10 has protein sequence MAGQKIRIRLKAYDHEVIDTSARKIVDTVTRTGAKVAGPVPLPTEKNVFCVIRSPHKYKDSREHFEMRTHKRLIDIIDPTPKTVDSLMRLDLPAGVDIEIKL, from the coding sequence ATGGCGGGACAGAAGATCCGCATCAGGCTCAAGGCCTATGACCACGAGGTGATCGACACCTCGGCGCGCAAGATCGTGGACACGGTCACCCGGACGGGTGCGAAGGTCGCCGGCCCGGTGCCGTTGCCGACCGAGAAGAACGTCTTCTGTGTCATCCGCTCGCCGCACAAGTACAAGGACTCGCGCGAGCACTTCGAGATGCGCACCCACAAGCGGCTCATCGACATCATCGACCCCACGCCGAAGACCGTCGACAGCCTGATGCGCCTCGACCTGCCGGCCGGTGTCGACATCGAGATCAAGCTCTGA
- a CDS encoding DUF4129 domain-containing protein, whose product MIRLDPPLDPSGDEARRELRRELVRPEYYQDDVVGRLTRWLDRLISSTVDAASGSSLLTTAAAILVVLLIVAGILLLASRARRTATGRAARTPALTDEVVSADQLRARAEAALAGGDAAGALVDAYRAAAVRQVERGRIEDLPQATAHELADALVAVFPEHRAAVLRGADLFDGVLYGERPATTGQAAELLALDDALSGRAVRR is encoded by the coding sequence ATGATCCGTCTCGACCCACCGCTCGACCCGAGCGGGGACGAGGCGCGCCGCGAGCTGCGCCGCGAGCTGGTGCGCCCGGAGTACTACCAGGACGACGTCGTCGGCCGGCTGACGCGCTGGCTCGACCGACTGATCTCCAGCACCGTCGACGCCGCCTCCGGCTCGTCCTTACTGACCACGGCGGCGGCGATCCTGGTGGTGCTGCTGATCGTCGCCGGCATCCTCCTCCTCGCGAGCCGGGCCCGCCGTACGGCGACCGGGCGGGCGGCGCGCACGCCCGCCCTCACCGACGAGGTGGTCAGCGCCGACCAGCTGCGGGCACGCGCCGAGGCCGCCCTCGCCGGGGGCGACGCCGCGGGTGCGCTGGTCGATGCCTACCGGGCAGCCGCCGTGCGCCAGGTCGAGCGCGGCCGGATCGAGGACCTCCCGCAGGCCACGGCCCACGAGCTGGCCGACGCGCTGGTGGCGGTGTTCCCCGAGCACCGCGCAGCCGTGCTGCGCGGCGCCGACCTCTTCGACGGCGTCCTCTACGGCGAGCGGCCGGCCACGACCGGGCAGGCGGCCGAGCTGCTGGCGCTCGACGACGCCCTCTCCGGGCGGGCGGTGCGCCGATGA
- a CDS encoding DUF4350 domain-containing protein encodes MTTTTTTTTTTTATARSRVRVSRGQLAITAAVVLAIVVAVWTTRGSEQYPGDADPRNPGPDGAQAVAKVLADQGVDVTIARSADAFDAAQVDGHTTVVVSSTEQLAASTLRRMREHASAAARIVLVEPDFAILNQIDPDLGLLTVAAGKDDSVAARCPDPIAGVDLDGLRIEVDRATSYTGEGCFPVEDRSLVRTVDGLVLLGAGQALTNDQVTRADNAAVGLRLLGQDPRLVWYVPDATDAVSDDAVTIGTLLPDWIGPALWVLALAGAALLLWRVRRLGPLSTEPLPVVVRAVETARSRGRMYRRSGDRDHAATALRRAARADIARRLRLDRGVPTPVVVEAAARHLGAPVEAVAALLDDDRTPPATDQDLVRFAQDLARLRREVRRS; translated from the coding sequence ATGACGACGACGACCACCACGACCACCACGACCACGGCGACCGCGAGGTCCCGGGTCCGGGTCTCGCGCGGGCAGCTGGCGATCACCGCAGCGGTCGTGCTGGCGATCGTGGTCGCGGTGTGGACGACCCGCGGCTCGGAGCAGTACCCGGGCGACGCCGACCCGCGCAACCCCGGCCCCGACGGAGCCCAGGCGGTCGCCAAGGTGCTGGCCGACCAGGGCGTCGACGTCACCATCGCCCGCTCGGCCGATGCCTTCGACGCGGCGCAGGTCGACGGGCACACGACCGTCGTCGTGAGCAGCACCGAGCAGCTGGCGGCGAGCACCCTGCGGCGGATGCGCGAGCACGCCTCGGCCGCCGCCCGGATCGTGCTGGTCGAGCCGGACTTCGCGATCCTCAACCAGATCGACCCGGACCTCGGGCTGCTCACCGTGGCCGCCGGCAAGGACGACTCCGTCGCCGCCCGCTGCCCCGACCCGATCGCGGGCGTCGACCTCGACGGGCTGCGCATCGAGGTGGACCGCGCGACGTCGTACACCGGCGAGGGGTGCTTCCCGGTCGAGGACCGGTCGCTCGTGCGCACCGTCGACGGGCTGGTCCTCCTGGGCGCCGGACAGGCGCTGACCAACGACCAGGTCACCCGCGCCGACAACGCCGCCGTCGGGCTGCGGCTGCTCGGGCAGGACCCGCGCCTGGTCTGGTACGTCCCCGACGCCACCGACGCCGTGTCCGACGACGCCGTCACGATCGGCACCCTGCTGCCCGACTGGATCGGGCCGGCGCTGTGGGTCCTGGCGCTGGCCGGGGCCGCGCTGCTGCTGTGGCGGGTGCGCCGGCTCGGGCCGCTGTCGACCGAGCCGCTGCCGGTCGTGGTCCGCGCCGTCGAGACCGCCCGCAGCCGCGGCCGGATGTACCGCCGCAGCGGTGACCGCGACCACGCCGCCACCGCGCTGCGCCGTGCCGCCCGCGCCGACATCGCCCGCCGGCTGCGGCTGGACCGCGGCGTCCCGACCCCGGTGGTCGTCGAGGCGGCCGCCCGCCACCTCGGGGCTCCGGTCGAGGCCGTGGCCGCCCTGCTCGACGACGACCGCACGCCACCGGCGACCGACCAGGACCTGGTCCGGTTCGCGCAGGACCTGGCCCGACTGAGGAGAGAGGTACGACGCTCATGA
- a CDS encoding AAA family ATPase, whose product MTQTTHEAGVRERLMAVRQEVAKAVVGQDAAVSGLLVALLCGGHVLMEGVPGTAKTLLVRTLAQSLDVQTRRVQFTPDLMPGDITGSLVIDSAGGAELSFREGPIFTNLLLADEINRTPPKTQSALLEAMEEGQVSADGVTRPLPRPFLVAATQNPVEFEGTYPLPEAQLDRFLLKVVLPVPPREDEITILTRHAEGFDPRDVAGAGVRPVAGAADLEAGQAAVRKVQVAPEVASYIVDIARATRASPSLSLGVSPRGATALLRAARAWAWLSGRDFVTPDDVKALAQASLAHRLGVRAEAELEGVDVAQVLASAIASVPVPR is encoded by the coding sequence ATGACCCAGACCACCCACGAGGCCGGCGTGCGCGAGCGGCTGATGGCCGTGCGCCAGGAGGTCGCCAAGGCCGTGGTCGGCCAGGACGCGGCCGTGTCCGGGCTGCTCGTCGCGCTGCTGTGCGGCGGTCACGTGCTGATGGAGGGCGTGCCCGGCACGGCGAAGACGCTCCTGGTGCGGACCCTCGCGCAGAGCCTCGACGTGCAGACCCGCCGGGTCCAGTTCACCCCCGACCTGATGCCGGGCGACATCACCGGCTCGCTGGTCATCGACTCGGCGGGTGGCGCTGAGCTCAGCTTCCGCGAGGGCCCGATCTTCACCAACCTGCTGCTCGCCGACGAGATCAACCGGACACCCCCGAAGACGCAGTCGGCGCTGCTGGAGGCGATGGAGGAGGGCCAGGTGTCCGCCGACGGCGTGACCCGGCCGCTGCCGCGCCCCTTCCTGGTCGCCGCCACGCAGAACCCGGTCGAGTTCGAGGGCACCTACCCGCTGCCCGAGGCCCAGCTGGACCGGTTCCTGCTCAAGGTGGTGCTGCCGGTGCCGCCGCGCGAGGACGAGATCACCATCCTCACCCGCCACGCCGAGGGCTTCGACCCCCGCGACGTGGCCGGCGCGGGCGTGCGTCCCGTGGCCGGTGCCGCCGACCTCGAGGCCGGGCAGGCGGCCGTGCGGAAGGTGCAGGTCGCACCCGAGGTGGCGTCGTACATCGTCGACATCGCGCGGGCCACCCGGGCCTCCCCGTCCCTCTCGCTCGGCGTGAGCCCGCGTGGCGCGACCGCCCTGCTCCGCGCGGCACGGGCGTGGGCGTGGCTGTCGGGTCGCGACTTCGTGACGCCCGACGACGTGAAGGCACTCGCCCAGGCGTCGCTGGCCCACCGCCTCGGCGTGCGAGCCGAGGCCGAGCTCGAGGGCGTCGACGTCGCCCAGGTGCTCGCGTCGGCGATCGCGTCCGTCCCGGTCCCGCGATAG
- a CDS encoding DUF58 domain-containing protein, giving the protein MAISGRVPLLLLLGLAAVVLRPQAGTVWLWLLGVLLLVGLDRLLTPSPALASITRRPPGSVRLGDPATSELVVAATGRRVHLHVRDAWQPSAGARDNRFRLRLAPGDQRRLTTPLLPRRRGDLRAAGVTVRSWGPLGLVARQRTYDVPGSVRALPPFESRKHLPSRLARLRELDGRAAVRVRGQGTEFDSLREYVRGDDVRSIDWRASARNTHVVVRTWQPERDRRVVLVLDTSRTSAGRVARAAGEAETDGMPRLDAAMDAALLLAALASRAGDRVDFVSGDRRVRARQRLQGARDVAVRLQEQMADLDPVLAEADWDLLAGAVQGFGRQRALVVLLTALEPAAIADGLLPVLPVLTRHHRVVIASVRDPELSRMAALADEEGPTPPTADDVYAAAAASHELERRERTRAMLVRLGVDVVDADAGDLPPALADHYLALKAQGLL; this is encoded by the coding sequence ATGGCGATCTCCGGCCGCGTCCCGCTGCTGCTCCTGCTGGGGCTGGCGGCGGTCGTGCTGCGCCCGCAGGCCGGCACGGTGTGGCTGTGGCTGCTCGGCGTGCTGCTGCTGGTCGGCCTCGACCGGCTGCTCACCCCCTCGCCCGCCCTGGCGTCGATCACCCGACGCCCGCCGGGATCGGTCCGGCTCGGCGACCCCGCGACGTCCGAGCTCGTGGTCGCCGCGACCGGGCGGCGAGTGCACCTCCACGTGCGCGACGCGTGGCAGCCCTCGGCCGGGGCCCGCGACAACCGGTTCCGGCTCCGGCTGGCGCCCGGGGACCAGCGGCGGCTGACCACGCCGCTGCTCCCCCGCCGCCGCGGCGACCTGCGCGCGGCCGGCGTCACGGTCCGCTCGTGGGGACCGCTCGGACTGGTCGCCCGGCAGCGCACCTACGACGTGCCCGGCTCGGTCCGTGCGTTGCCGCCCTTCGAGTCCCGCAAGCACCTGCCCTCCCGGCTCGCGCGTCTGCGCGAGCTCGACGGGCGGGCCGCCGTGCGCGTGCGCGGGCAGGGCACCGAGTTCGACTCGTTGCGTGAGTACGTCCGCGGCGACGACGTCCGCTCCATCGACTGGCGCGCCTCGGCCCGCAACACCCACGTGGTGGTCCGGACCTGGCAGCCCGAGCGGGACCGCCGGGTGGTGCTGGTCCTCGACACCTCCCGCACGTCGGCCGGCCGGGTCGCCCGCGCGGCCGGCGAGGCGGAGACGGACGGCATGCCGCGGCTGGACGCCGCCATGGACGCCGCCCTCCTGCTCGCGGCGTTGGCCTCGCGCGCCGGCGACCGGGTCGACTTCGTCTCCGGCGACCGACGGGTCCGCGCGCGCCAGCGCCTGCAGGGCGCGCGCGACGTGGCGGTGCGGCTCCAGGAGCAGATGGCCGACCTCGACCCGGTCCTCGCCGAGGCCGACTGGGACCTGCTGGCCGGCGCGGTCCAGGGCTTCGGCCGCCAGCGCGCGCTCGTCGTCCTGCTCACCGCGCTCGAGCCCGCCGCGATCGCCGACGGCCTGCTGCCCGTGCTGCCGGTCCTCACCCGCCACCACCGCGTGGTGATCGCGTCGGTGCGCGATCCCGAGCTGTCCCGGATGGCGGCGCTCGCCGACGAGGAAGGCCCCACGCCGCCCACCGCCGACGACGTGTACGCCGCCGCTGCCGCCTCCCACGAGCTCGAGCGCCGCGAGCGCACCCGGGCCATGCTGGTGCGGCTCGGGGTCGACGTGGTCGACGCCGACGCGGGCGACCTGCCGCCGGCACTGGCCGACCACTACCTCGCCCTCAAGGCGCAGGGACTGCTGTAG
- a CDS encoding DUF4349 domain-containing protein, whose product MPTSPRRTALLLAGIATALTLTGCSSSGSDDGAGRSSGGAPPAEAVADGAPTQAEVPAGLADGAGREGAKVATAEQPAVVATGTVSLEAEDVARARLAVRKVVDTHQGTIGEQETTTGDKGALSTARLVLRVPSDQFDDVVAALEEVATPTGTTTNSEDVSAEVVDVAARIRAQRKSVGRIETLLARAESIEQIVAIESQLASRQADLDALESRQRWLADQTGMSTVTVYIEQPVVHHERTKDEEADGFLGGLTRGWDALAEGAGAVLVVVGFLVPWLVLIALLAVPARLLLRRRTRGPARAA is encoded by the coding sequence ATGCCCACCTCACCGCGTCGTACCGCCCTCCTCCTCGCCGGCATCGCCACCGCCCTGACCCTCACCGGCTGCAGCAGCTCCGGCTCGGACGACGGCGCGGGCAGGAGCAGTGGTGGCGCGCCGCCGGCGGAGGCGGTGGCCGACGGCGCCCCGACGCAGGCGGAGGTGCCGGCGGGACTGGCCGACGGCGCCGGGCGTGAGGGTGCGAAGGTGGCGACGGCCGAGCAGCCGGCCGTGGTCGCGACCGGCACCGTCTCGCTGGAGGCCGAGGACGTCGCCAGGGCACGGCTCGCGGTGCGCAAGGTGGTCGACACCCACCAGGGCACGATCGGCGAGCAGGAGACCACGACGGGCGACAAGGGTGCGCTCAGCACCGCGCGATTGGTGCTGCGGGTGCCGAGCGACCAGTTCGACGACGTGGTGGCCGCGCTGGAGGAGGTCGCGACACCGACGGGCACGACTACGAACAGCGAGGACGTCAGCGCCGAGGTGGTCGACGTCGCGGCCCGGATCCGCGCCCAGCGCAAGAGCGTCGGCCGGATCGAGACCCTCCTGGCCCGTGCGGAGAGCATCGAGCAGATCGTCGCGATCGAGTCCCAGCTCGCGAGCCGGCAGGCGGACCTCGACGCGCTCGAGTCCCGGCAGCGCTGGCTCGCCGACCAGACCGGGATGTCGACGGTCACCGTCTACATCGAGCAGCCGGTGGTGCACCACGAGCGCACGAAGGACGAGGAGGCCGACGGGTTCCTCGGCGGGCTGACCCGGGGCTGGGACGCACTCGCCGAGGGCGCCGGGGCGGTGCTGGTGGTCGTCGGCTTCCTGGTCCCGTGGCTGGTCCTGATCGCGCTGCTGGCCGTGCCGGCCCGGCTGCTGCTGCGGCGCCGGACGCGGGGTCCGGCCCGGGCTGCGTGA
- a CDS encoding LysR family transcriptional regulator has protein sequence MRIEQLEYLTAVTQHGSLRRASEKLHLSQPALSEALTKLERELRVTLLDRRRSGARISREGRELLPYMSDVLAAVERLRNAAGDRRTDARVIRVGTVHAATSTLLIPAVRAFQERHPGTTVEVLTLQQSQIDEGLAEATLDLGLVNVLDGDDAPVGLDGIDLLHGRPVAVLPAGHPLTARPQVSIEELRQERFVMMRPGYVMHRYVHRAFGPEVPPAAHSTDGAEMGKALVAEGVGVTVLPDYAVIGDPLHRVGMIEARPIAGDQTFLTLQLRQRKALQQPLPVRELQAALTARAAEYRAAGASASAAS, from the coding sequence ATGCGCATCGAACAGCTGGAGTACCTCACCGCCGTGACCCAGCACGGCTCGCTGCGCCGGGCCAGCGAGAAGCTCCACCTCTCCCAGCCCGCGCTGAGCGAGGCGCTCACCAAGCTCGAGCGCGAGCTGCGGGTGACGCTGCTCGACCGGCGCCGCTCGGGCGCCCGGATCAGCCGCGAGGGCCGCGAGCTGCTCCCCTACATGTCCGACGTGCTGGCCGCCGTGGAGCGACTGCGCAACGCGGCCGGCGACCGTCGTACCGATGCCCGGGTGATCCGGGTCGGCACCGTGCACGCCGCCACGTCGACCCTGCTCATCCCGGCGGTGCGCGCCTTCCAGGAGCGCCACCCCGGGACGACAGTCGAGGTGCTGACCCTCCAGCAGTCCCAGATCGACGAGGGGCTCGCCGAGGCCACGCTCGACCTCGGCCTGGTCAACGTCCTCGACGGCGACGACGCCCCGGTCGGCCTGGACGGGATCGACCTGCTGCACGGCCGGCCGGTCGCCGTGCTGCCCGCCGGGCACCCCCTCACCGCCCGCCCGCAGGTCAGCATCGAGGAGCTGCGCCAGGAGCGGTTCGTGATGATGCGCCCCGGTTACGTCATGCACCGCTACGTGCACCGCGCGTTCGGCCCCGAGGTGCCGCCGGCGGCGCACAGCACCGACGGCGCGGAGATGGGCAAGGCCCTGGTCGCCGAGGGTGTCGGTGTCACCGTGCTGCCCGACTACGCCGTGATCGGCGACCCGCTGCACCGGGTCGGCATGATCGAGGCGCGTCCGATCGCCGGCGACCAGACCTTCCTCACCCTGCAGCTGCGCCAGCGCAAGGCGCTCCAGCAGCCGCTGCCGGTGCGGGAGCTGCAGGCCGCGCTGACGGCGCGCGCCGCGGAGTACCGCGCGGCCGGGGCGAGTGCGAGCGCTGCCTCCTGA
- a CDS encoding NYN domain-containing protein, protein MADLRIAVLIDADNVSHQYAGPLLEELAKFGRTTVKRAYGDWSGENMKGWKDKLNKHAISPEHTFAYTRGKNSTDSALIIDAMDLLYSGNVDGFAIVSSDSDFTRLASRLRESGKTVYGVGRERTPRALQEACDQFLLLELLGTEDAAPADEPDEAEDVPDLPNLQSLLARAVNNAAGDDGWANLSSLGTNLRRLFSAFEPKRYGFDALLPLVDAQPFLVVDKERQRVGLKGQVTPTKPAAKKAPARKPAKKATGS, encoded by the coding sequence ATGGCCGACCTGCGCATCGCCGTCCTCATCGACGCCGACAACGTCTCGCACCAGTACGCCGGCCCGCTGCTGGAGGAGCTGGCGAAGTTCGGCCGCACCACGGTCAAGCGCGCGTACGGCGACTGGTCGGGCGAGAACATGAAGGGCTGGAAGGACAAGCTCAACAAGCACGCGATCTCGCCCGAGCACACCTTCGCCTACACCCGCGGGAAGAACTCGACGGACTCGGCGCTGATCATCGACGCGATGGACCTGCTCTACTCCGGCAACGTCGACGGGTTCGCCATCGTGTCGAGCGACAGCGACTTCACGCGGCTCGCGAGCCGCCTGCGCGAGTCCGGCAAGACCGTCTACGGGGTCGGCCGGGAGCGGACCCCGCGGGCGCTCCAGGAGGCCTGCGACCAGTTCCTGCTCCTCGAGCTGCTCGGCACCGAGGACGCGGCTCCCGCCGACGAGCCGGACGAGGCCGAGGACGTCCCCGACCTCCCCAACCTCCAGAGCCTGCTGGCCCGGGCGGTCAACAACGCGGCCGGCGACGACGGCTGGGCCAACCTGAGCTCCCTCGGGACCAACCTGCGGCGCCTGTTCAGCGCGTTCGAGCCGAAGCGCTACGGCTTCGACGCGTTGCTGCCCCTCGTCGATGCCCAGCCCTTCCTCGTCGTCGACAAGGAGCGGCAGCGGGTCGGGCTCAAGGGCCAGGTCACGCCGACGAAGCCAGCGGCGAAGAAGGCTCCGGCCAGGAAGCCGGCGAAGAAGGCCACCGGCTCCTGA